One Pantoea trifolii genomic region harbors:
- a CDS encoding SDR family oxidoreductase: MSLSDSSRFKNKVFVVTGGTQGLGAAVASLLAIRGARGIVICGRNVKAGHEQVDILSQTGCEVIFVEADISSPEACEKVVATAEKAFGTLHGLVNCAGMSDRGTILNTSPELFDAIMAVNVRAPFFLMQAAIKLMIAKGIEGSIVNIITMTSHGGQSFLTAYAASKGALVTLTKNVAFSAMRNRIRVNGLNIGWMDTPHEHDIQRQYHDADENWLRNAEQAQPFGRLLKPAEVARGVAFLLSEESGMMTGAVIDFDQSVVGCGDNGGFQPSQALTL; this comes from the coding sequence ATGAGCCTGAGTGACAGCAGCAGATTTAAAAACAAAGTGTTCGTCGTGACCGGCGGAACACAGGGATTAGGCGCAGCCGTTGCCAGTCTTCTGGCAATTCGCGGAGCCCGGGGCATTGTGATTTGCGGTCGTAATGTTAAAGCCGGACACGAACAGGTGGATATTCTCAGTCAAACCGGTTGTGAAGTGATATTTGTTGAAGCAGATATCAGCTCGCCAGAAGCCTGCGAAAAAGTAGTGGCGACCGCAGAAAAGGCGTTTGGAACCCTGCACGGGCTGGTGAATTGCGCAGGCATGTCCGATCGCGGCACCATCCTCAACACTTCCCCGGAATTATTTGATGCGATTATGGCCGTCAACGTTCGCGCGCCTTTTTTCCTGATGCAGGCAGCGATCAAACTGATGATTGCCAAAGGCATTGAAGGCAGCATCGTCAATATCATCACCATGACTTCTCATGGCGGTCAGAGCTTCTTAACGGCATACGCCGCATCCAAAGGTGCGCTGGTCACACTGACTAAAAACGTGGCCTTCAGCGCCATGCGCAATCGCATCCGGGTAAACGGTCTGAATATTGGCTGGATGGATACGCCACACGAGCACGACATCCAGCGGCAATATCATGACGCTGATGAAAACTGGCTTCGCAACGCTGAGCAGGCGCAGCCTTTTGGTCGTCTGCTCAAGCCAGCCGAAGTCGCGCGTGGCGTCGCATTTCTCCTTTCTGAGGAGTCAGGAATGATGACGGGTGCGGTGATCGATTTCGATCAAAGTGTGGTTGGTTGTGGTGATAACGGTGGCTTCCAGCCATCACAAGCTCTGACTCTGTGA